Proteins from a single region of Lasioglossum baleicum chromosome 1, iyLasBale1, whole genome shotgun sequence:
- the LOC143214403 gene encoding uncharacterized protein LOC143214403 isoform X1: protein MENRPAALRSRRVCRFCLTESEPLSYIYERDHSKPFQVPLTLQIMSCVAIEVYAADGMPQMICSMCRWNLDRSYKFKLQCKKADEALRAYPLSGVLPRPFPPIPNDPPEVNNKRPLEQRSSNDGAKKPRVDNGDRERRETRDRERDRERERERDKDRDRERERDRDRERERDRQAEKQREKEDPHDFYGEEQDAGSEGDQDTHSAKEELKLEPGEIRVHACDQCDRTFPLRQALSLHIQTAHRERNYKCTECDRMFFSKYDLAKHMSTHSDEKPFSCPICNKQFSRANLLQRHEKVHRDELRYGCQHCDREFFTTEELEKHEDSVHKKEKPFQCNICNKRFTYKQGLERHEVLHNEDKTFVCEYCKEAFRTSTKLARHLTSHAGHRPYLCKLCPRSFLLSHHLTRHMRTHSVEKRHVCEDCGKAFKRKESLEVHQLTHTKRTGMGLTCDVCQESCRNRADYVTHIKQHIEAGEKMGPDGLQPDNKTKIELDTDEDEEEEQYSDGDDDYEPPAYIVKKLPKPSKANRSESEEDREREEKDENQKERVVYVRRKDGNMIKKTIKTLMPIQRREVQDTKIKQSPNSSQSQPVAKTPQPKPNEEPVKTTRVDETEAQVQKIVASVFKEHKIPLKHQNAGQEQGKESPTSTNQSKSQPGQSTSPTVVSVKEEKLETPTPISSTPKAVSTIKVIKRIVVRKPGGTTETTTTPVTTKEGEVPGTTSELTSSGHKVTKRVIVRRIIRQGDTTREVIMNPDGTIIDPAELAKLPTGNVVKRVVVKKPLDKHSGLIQTVLQATTEPRQQPTPVKSTETVVSESPKFELKTSQPTVSAPSPAPKTTVAPVQKPALTGGDQETKEKLEQLEKRVEQQRLKIEELEARKQQEFEPIEELSPERQDESEDEQQLPLKRVFVKKKQSMYDEEQEYNDNDVTTTTPITTTSVTTTPATIPKEETTPAAPEKEKVAPVEVKPVEVKPIEVKPVEVKPVEVKPVETVQKEPTTVAPKPTITTVAIRREGKQPLITSSKVYGNKKIILVKSDEPSEVEEMSRELCSILDSTDSVVKMQETVLSNLSQMPTVPDVVTKTTDKPKPGPSNENDETLKEEIVEEHPEEEEMNIKLEFSGGMEIEEDLPSESDAKMETVTEEPIIIEQPEQNTTLTLVEQELSESTDIFGTSDNVLEVQKGELEESVIELDHETHTISLHDTNDSQDSLEDKLQQMEG from the coding sequence GTTTATGCAGCGGATGGAATGCCACAAATGATCTGCAGTATGTGTCGTTGGAATCTAGATCGTTCTTACAAATTTAAACTTCAATGTAAGAAAGCAGATGAGGCGCTAAGAGCTTATCCGTTGTCTGGTGTCTTGCCAAGACCATTTCCACCAATACCTAATGATCCTCCTGAAGTGAACAACAAACGACCATTAGAACAGAGATCTTCAAATGATGGTGCAAAGAAACCTCGTGTTGACAATGGTGATAGAGAAAGACGAGAAACACGAGATAGAGAAAGggatagagaaagagaacgagaaagagacaAGGATCGcgatagagaaagagaaagggacagagatagagaaagagagagggacagGCAAGCAGAAAAacaaagagaaaaagaagatcCACATGATTTTTATGGGGAAGAACAGGATGCTGGTAGCGAGGGAGATCAAGATACGCATAGTGCTAAAGAAGAACTTAAACTAGAACCAGGTGAGATTAGGGTGCATGCGTGTGATCAATGCGATCGTACTTTCCCTCTACGCCAAGCACTTTCTCTTCACATACAGACTGCCCACagagaacgcaactacaagtgcaCAGAATGTGATCGTATGTTTTTCTCTAAATATGATCTAGCGAAACACATGAGTACGCATTCAGATGAAAAACCTTTCTCTTGCCCGATCTGTAATAAACAGTTTTCAAGAGCGAATTTGTTACAGCGTCATGAAAAAGTTCACAGAGATGAATTGCGATACGGTTGTCAACATTGCGATCGCGAATTCTTTACAACTGAGGAATTAGAGAAACACGAGGATTCTGTGCATAAAAAGGAAAAACCTTTCCAGTGCAATATTTGCAACAAACGTTTCACCTACAAACAGGGGTTGGAACGACACGAGGTGCTTCACAATGAAGATAAAACATTCGTTTGTGAGTACTGTAAGGAAGCATTCCGTACAAGTACTAAATTAGCTCGTCATTTAACAAGTCATGCAGGGCACAGACCATATTTGTGCAAGCTTTGTCCTCGTTCATTCCTTTTATCTCATCATTTAACTAGACACATGCGTACCCATTCTGTAGAAAAACGTCACGTCTGCGAAGACTGTGGCAAAGCATTCAAACGCAAGGAGAGCTTAGAAGTACATCAGCTAACGCACACAAAACGCACAGGTATGGGATTAACTTGCGATGTCTGCCAGGAATCTTGCAGAAATAGGGCAGATTATGTCACTCATATTAAACAACATATTGAAGCAGGTGAAAAAATGGGACCAGATGGATTGCAGCCAGATAATAAAACTAAAATTGAACTAGACACCGACGAAGATGAAGAGGAAGAGCAATACTCGGATGGTGATGACGATTATGAACCGCCAGCATACATCGTGAAGAAGCTTCCAAAACCAAGTAAAGCCAATAGATCGGAAAGCGAGGAGGACCGTGAGAGAGAAGAGAAGGATGAAAATCAAAAAGAACGGGTAGTATATGTGAGACGTAAAGATGGAAACATGATTAAAAAGACAATTAAAACACTAATGCCTATTCAACGTAGAGAAGTACAGGATACGAAGATTAAACAAAGTCCGAATAGCAGTCAATCTCAACCAGTTGCAAAGACTCCACAGCCTAAACCGAACGAGGAGCCTGTAAAGACTACTCGTGTGGATGAAACAGAAGCGCAAGTTCAGAAAATAGTTGCATCTGTATTCAAAGAGCATAAAATTCCTTTGAAACATCAAAATGCTGGTCAAGAACAAGGTAAAGAATCGCCTACATCTACAAATCAATCGAAATCACAACCAGGGCAGAGTACTTCGCCAACTGTGGTTTCTGTGAAAGAGGAAAAGCTGGAAACTCCTACTCCGATTAGTAGTACACCAAAAGCTGTTAGTACCATTAAAGTTATAAAAAGAATCGTAGTGAGGAAACCCGGTGGAACCACCGAAACTACTACAACTCCAGTTACAACAAAAGAAGGAGAGGTACCAGGGACCACGTCCGAGTTGACCAGTTCAGGTCACAAGGTTACGAAACGTGTAATCGTTCGTAGAATTATTCGACAAGGAGACACTACAAGGGAAGTTATCATGAATCCCGATGGTACGATAATAGATCCAGCAGAATTAGCGAAACTACCTactggtaacgttgtcaaaaGAGTTGTAGTGAAAAAGCCGCTCGATAAGCATTCGGGTCTGATCCAAACAGTTTTACAAGCAACCACTGAACCACGACAACAACCGACTCCGGTAAAAAGTACCGAGACTGTAGTCAGCGAATCTCCAAAATTCGAGTTGAAAACATCTCAGCCTACAGTAAGTGCACCGTCACCAGCACCAAAGACGACGGTAGCACCTGTTCAAAAGCCCGCATTAACAGGGGGCGATCAGGAAACTAAAGAAAAATTAGAACAGTTGGAAAAGAGAGTGGAACAGCAACGCCTGAAGATCGAAGAGTTAGAAGCGCGTAAACAACAAGAATTCGAGCCCATAGAGGAATTATCACCAGAGCGTCAGGACGAATCCGAAGATGAACAACAATTGCCACTGAAAAGAGTATTTGTGAAGAAAAAGCAAAGTATGTACGACGAAGAGCAAGAGTATAATGACAATGACGTAACAACCACGACTCCTATAACAACAACATCCGTAACAACAACGCCTGCGACAATACCAAAAGAGGAAACAACACCAGCTGCACCAGAAAAAGAAAAGGTTGCTCCAGTCGAAGTGAAACCAGTCGAGGTAAAACCAATCGAGGTGAAACCAGTCGAGGTGAAACCAGTTGAGGTGAAACCAGTTGAAACTGTACAGAAGGAACCCACCACAGTTGCACCAAAACCAACTATTACAACTGTAGCAATTAGAAGAGAAGGTAAACAGCCATTGATAACTAGTTCTAAAGTTTACGGAAACAAGAAAATTATCCTTGTTAAGTCGGACGAACCGTCTGAAGTGGAAGAGATGAGTCGAGAACTGTGTAGTATACTGGATTCAACTGACTCCGTAGTGAAGATGCAAGAAACAGTTTTAAGTAATCTCAGCCAAATGCCGACTGTCCCAGACGTTGTCACGAAAACCACTGATAAACCGAAACCTGGTCCCTCCAACGAGAACGACGAAACGCTAAAAGAGGAGATAGTCGAAGAACACCCCGAAGAGGAGgagatgaatattaaattagaattcTCTGGTGGAATGGAAATAGAAGAGGATTTGCCATCGGAATCCGATGCTAAGATGGAAACTGTAACAGAAGAACCAATTATAATAGAACAACCCGAACAAAATACGACTTTAACTTTGGTAGAACAGGAACTTTCAGagtctacagatattttcggaaCGTCGGACAACGTGTTAGAAGTCCAAAAGGGTGAGCTAGAAGAGTCTGTGATAGAACTTGATCACGAGACTCACACAATATCTTTACACGATACGAACGACAGCCAAGACAGTCTTGAAGACAAACTTCAACAAATGGAAGGCTGA
- the LOC143214403 gene encoding uncharacterized protein LOC143214403 isoform X3, whose translation MENRPAALRSRRVCRFCLTESEPLSYIYERDHSKPFQVPLTLQIMSCVAIEVYAADGMPQMICSMCRWNLDRSYKFKLQCKKADEALRAYPLSGVLPRPFPPIPNDPPEVNNKRPLEQRSSNDGAKKPRVDNGDRERRETRDRERDRERERERDKDRDRERERDRDRERERDRQAEKQREKEDPHDFYGEEQDAGSEGDQDTHSAKEELKLEPGEIRVHACDQCDRTFPLRQALSLHIQTAHRERNYKCTECDRMFFSKYDLAKHMSTHSDEKPFSCPICNKQFSRANLLQRHEKVHRDELRYGCQHCDREFFTTEELEKHEDSVHKKEKPFQCNICNKRFTYKQGLERHEVLHNEDKTFVCEYCKEAFRTSTKLARHLTSHAGHRPYLCKLCPRSFLLSHHLTRHMRTHSVEKRHVCEDCGKAFKRKESLEVHQLTHTKRTGEKMGPDGLQPDNKTKIELDTDEDEEEEQYSDGDDDYEPPAYIVKKLPKPSKANRSESEEDREREEKDENQKERVVYVRRKDGNMIKKTIKTLMPIQRREVQDTKIKQSPNSSQSQPVAKTPQPKPNEEPVKTTRVDETEAQVQKIVASVFKEHKIPLKHQNAGQEQGKESPTSTNQSKSQPGQSTSPTVVSVKEEKLETPTPISSTPKAVSTIKVIKRIVVRKPGGTTETTTTPVTTKEGEVPGTTSELTSSGHKVTKRVIVRRIIRQGDTTREVIMNPDGTIIDPAELAKLPTGNVVKRVVVKKPLDKHSGLIQTVLQATTEPRQQPTPVKSTETVVSESPKFELKTSQPTVSAPSPAPKTTVAPVQKPALTGGDQETKEKLEQLEKRVEQQRLKIEELEARKQQEFEPIEELSPERQDESEDEQQLPLKRVFVKKKQSMYDEEQEYNDNDVTTTTPITTTSVTTTPATIPKEETTPAAPEKEKVAPVEVKPVEVKPIEVKPVEVKPVEVKPVETVQKEPTTVAPKPTITTVAIRREGKQPLITSSKVYGNKKIILVKSDEPSEVEEMSRELCSILDSTDSVVKMQETVLSNLSQMPTVPDVVTKTTDKPKPGPSNENDETLKEEIVEEHPEEEEMNIKLEFSGGMEIEEDLPSESDAKMETVTEEPIIIEQPEQNTTLTLVEQELSESTDIFGTSDNVLEVQKGELEESVIELDHETHTISLHDTNDSQDSLEDKLQQMEG comes from the exons GTTTATGCAGCGGATGGAATGCCACAAATGATCTGCAGTATGTGTCGTTGGAATCTAGATCGTTCTTACAAATTTAAACTTCAATGTAAGAAAGCAGATGAGGCGCTAAGAGCTTATCCGTTGTCTGGTGTCTTGCCAAGACCATTTCCACCAATACCTAATGATCCTCCTGAAGTGAACAACAAACGACCATTAGAACAGAGATCTTCAAATGATGGTGCAAAGAAACCTCGTGTTGACAATGGTGATAGAGAAAGACGAGAAACACGAGATAGAGAAAGggatagagaaagagaacgagaaagagacaAGGATCGcgatagagaaagagaaagggacagagatagagaaagagagagggacagGCAAGCAGAAAAacaaagagaaaaagaagatcCACATGATTTTTATGGGGAAGAACAGGATGCTGGTAGCGAGGGAGATCAAGATACGCATAGTGCTAAAGAAGAACTTAAACTAGAACCAGGTGAGATTAGGGTGCATGCGTGTGATCAATGCGATCGTACTTTCCCTCTACGCCAAGCACTTTCTCTTCACATACAGACTGCCCACagagaacgcaactacaagtgcaCAGAATGTGATCGTATGTTTTTCTCTAAATATGATCTAGCGAAACACATGAGTACGCATTCAGATGAAAAACCTTTCTCTTGCCCGATCTGTAATAAACAGTTTTCAAGAGCGAATTTGTTACAGCGTCATGAAAAAGTTCACAGAGATGAATTGCGATACGGTTGTCAACATTGCGATCGCGAATTCTTTACAACTGAGGAATTAGAGAAACACGAGGATTCTGTGCATAAAAAGGAAAAACCTTTCCAGTGCAATATTTGCAACAAACGTTTCACCTACAAACAGGGGTTGGAACGACACGAGGTGCTTCACAATGAAGATAAAACATTCGTTTGTGAGTACTGTAAGGAAGCATTCCGTACAAGTACTAAATTAGCTCGTCATTTAACAAGTCATGCAGGGCACAGACCATATTTGTGCAAGCTTTGTCCTCGTTCATTCCTTTTATCTCATCATTTAACTAGACACATGCGTACCCATTCTGTAGAAAAACGTCACGTCTGCGAAGACTGTGGCAAAGCATTCAAACGCAAGGAGAGCTTAGAAGTACATCAGCTAACGCACACAAAACGCACAG GTGAAAAAATGGGACCAGATGGATTGCAGCCAGATAATAAAACTAAAATTGAACTAGACACCGACGAAGATGAAGAGGAAGAGCAATACTCGGATGGTGATGACGATTATGAACCGCCAGCATACATCGTGAAGAAGCTTCCAAAACCAAGTAAAGCCAATAGATCGGAAAGCGAGGAGGACCGTGAGAGAGAAGAGAAGGATGAAAATCAAAAAGAACGGGTAGTATATGTGAGACGTAAAGATGGAAACATGATTAAAAAGACAATTAAAACACTAATGCCTATTCAACGTAGAGAAGTACAGGATACGAAGATTAAACAAAGTCCGAATAGCAGTCAATCTCAACCAGTTGCAAAGACTCCACAGCCTAAACCGAACGAGGAGCCTGTAAAGACTACTCGTGTGGATGAAACAGAAGCGCAAGTTCAGAAAATAGTTGCATCTGTATTCAAAGAGCATAAAATTCCTTTGAAACATCAAAATGCTGGTCAAGAACAAGGTAAAGAATCGCCTACATCTACAAATCAATCGAAATCACAACCAGGGCAGAGTACTTCGCCAACTGTGGTTTCTGTGAAAGAGGAAAAGCTGGAAACTCCTACTCCGATTAGTAGTACACCAAAAGCTGTTAGTACCATTAAAGTTATAAAAAGAATCGTAGTGAGGAAACCCGGTGGAACCACCGAAACTACTACAACTCCAGTTACAACAAAAGAAGGAGAGGTACCAGGGACCACGTCCGAGTTGACCAGTTCAGGTCACAAGGTTACGAAACGTGTAATCGTTCGTAGAATTATTCGACAAGGAGACACTACAAGGGAAGTTATCATGAATCCCGATGGTACGATAATAGATCCAGCAGAATTAGCGAAACTACCTactggtaacgttgtcaaaaGAGTTGTAGTGAAAAAGCCGCTCGATAAGCATTCGGGTCTGATCCAAACAGTTTTACAAGCAACCACTGAACCACGACAACAACCGACTCCGGTAAAAAGTACCGAGACTGTAGTCAGCGAATCTCCAAAATTCGAGTTGAAAACATCTCAGCCTACAGTAAGTGCACCGTCACCAGCACCAAAGACGACGGTAGCACCTGTTCAAAAGCCCGCATTAACAGGGGGCGATCAGGAAACTAAAGAAAAATTAGAACAGTTGGAAAAGAGAGTGGAACAGCAACGCCTGAAGATCGAAGAGTTAGAAGCGCGTAAACAACAAGAATTCGAGCCCATAGAGGAATTATCACCAGAGCGTCAGGACGAATCCGAAGATGAACAACAATTGCCACTGAAAAGAGTATTTGTGAAGAAAAAGCAAAGTATGTACGACGAAGAGCAAGAGTATAATGACAATGACGTAACAACCACGACTCCTATAACAACAACATCCGTAACAACAACGCCTGCGACAATACCAAAAGAGGAAACAACACCAGCTGCACCAGAAAAAGAAAAGGTTGCTCCAGTCGAAGTGAAACCAGTCGAGGTAAAACCAATCGAGGTGAAACCAGTCGAGGTGAAACCAGTTGAGGTGAAACCAGTTGAAACTGTACAGAAGGAACCCACCACAGTTGCACCAAAACCAACTATTACAACTGTAGCAATTAGAAGAGAAGGTAAACAGCCATTGATAACTAGTTCTAAAGTTTACGGAAACAAGAAAATTATCCTTGTTAAGTCGGACGAACCGTCTGAAGTGGAAGAGATGAGTCGAGAACTGTGTAGTATACTGGATTCAACTGACTCCGTAGTGAAGATGCAAGAAACAGTTTTAAGTAATCTCAGCCAAATGCCGACTGTCCCAGACGTTGTCACGAAAACCACTGATAAACCGAAACCTGGTCCCTCCAACGAGAACGACGAAACGCTAAAAGAGGAGATAGTCGAAGAACACCCCGAAGAGGAGgagatgaatattaaattagaattcTCTGGTGGAATGGAAATAGAAGAGGATTTGCCATCGGAATCCGATGCTAAGATGGAAACTGTAACAGAAGAACCAATTATAATAGAACAACCCGAACAAAATACGACTTTAACTTTGGTAGAACAGGAACTTTCAGagtctacagatattttcggaaCGTCGGACAACGTGTTAGAAGTCCAAAAGGGTGAGCTAGAAGAGTCTGTGATAGAACTTGATCACGAGACTCACACAATATCTTTACACGATACGAACGACAGCCAAGACAGTCTTGAAGACAAACTTCAACAAATGGAAGGCTGA
- the LOC143214403 gene encoding uncharacterized protein LOC143214403 isoform X2, giving the protein MENRPAALRSRRVCRFCLTESEPLSYIYERDHSKPFQVPLTLQIMSCVAIEVYAADGMPQMICSMCRWNLDRSYKFKLQCKKADEALRAYPLSGVLPRPFPPIPNDPPEVNNKRPLEQRSSNDGAKKPRVDNGDRERRETRDRERDRERERERDKDRDRERERDRDRERERDRQAEKQREKEDPHDFYGEEQDAGSEGDQDTHSAKEELKLEPGEIRVHACDQCDRTFPLRQALSLHIQTAHRERNYKCTECDRMFFSKYDLAKHMSTHSDEKPFSCPICNKQFSRANLLQRHEKVHRDELRYGCQHCDREFFTTEELEKHEDSVHKKEKPFQCNICNKRFTYKQGLERHEVLHNEDKTFVCEYCKEAFRTSTKLARHLTSHAGHRPYLCKLCPRSFLLSHHLTRHMRTHSVEKRHVCEDCGKAFKRKESLEVHQLTHTKRTAGEKMGPDGLQPDNKTKIELDTDEDEEEEQYSDGDDDYEPPAYIVKKLPKPSKANRSESEEDREREEKDENQKERVVYVRRKDGNMIKKTIKTLMPIQRREVQDTKIKQSPNSSQSQPVAKTPQPKPNEEPVKTTRVDETEAQVQKIVASVFKEHKIPLKHQNAGQEQGKESPTSTNQSKSQPGQSTSPTVVSVKEEKLETPTPISSTPKAVSTIKVIKRIVVRKPGGTTETTTTPVTTKEGEVPGTTSELTSSGHKVTKRVIVRRIIRQGDTTREVIMNPDGTIIDPAELAKLPTGNVVKRVVVKKPLDKHSGLIQTVLQATTEPRQQPTPVKSTETVVSESPKFELKTSQPTVSAPSPAPKTTVAPVQKPALTGGDQETKEKLEQLEKRVEQQRLKIEELEARKQQEFEPIEELSPERQDESEDEQQLPLKRVFVKKKQSMYDEEQEYNDNDVTTTTPITTTSVTTTPATIPKEETTPAAPEKEKVAPVEVKPVEVKPIEVKPVEVKPVEVKPVETVQKEPTTVAPKPTITTVAIRREGKQPLITSSKVYGNKKIILVKSDEPSEVEEMSRELCSILDSTDSVVKMQETVLSNLSQMPTVPDVVTKTTDKPKPGPSNENDETLKEEIVEEHPEEEEMNIKLEFSGGMEIEEDLPSESDAKMETVTEEPIIIEQPEQNTTLTLVEQELSESTDIFGTSDNVLEVQKGELEESVIELDHETHTISLHDTNDSQDSLEDKLQQMEG; this is encoded by the exons GTTTATGCAGCGGATGGAATGCCACAAATGATCTGCAGTATGTGTCGTTGGAATCTAGATCGTTCTTACAAATTTAAACTTCAATGTAAGAAAGCAGATGAGGCGCTAAGAGCTTATCCGTTGTCTGGTGTCTTGCCAAGACCATTTCCACCAATACCTAATGATCCTCCTGAAGTGAACAACAAACGACCATTAGAACAGAGATCTTCAAATGATGGTGCAAAGAAACCTCGTGTTGACAATGGTGATAGAGAAAGACGAGAAACACGAGATAGAGAAAGggatagagaaagagaacgagaaagagacaAGGATCGcgatagagaaagagaaagggacagagatagagaaagagagagggacagGCAAGCAGAAAAacaaagagaaaaagaagatcCACATGATTTTTATGGGGAAGAACAGGATGCTGGTAGCGAGGGAGATCAAGATACGCATAGTGCTAAAGAAGAACTTAAACTAGAACCAGGTGAGATTAGGGTGCATGCGTGTGATCAATGCGATCGTACTTTCCCTCTACGCCAAGCACTTTCTCTTCACATACAGACTGCCCACagagaacgcaactacaagtgcaCAGAATGTGATCGTATGTTTTTCTCTAAATATGATCTAGCGAAACACATGAGTACGCATTCAGATGAAAAACCTTTCTCTTGCCCGATCTGTAATAAACAGTTTTCAAGAGCGAATTTGTTACAGCGTCATGAAAAAGTTCACAGAGATGAATTGCGATACGGTTGTCAACATTGCGATCGCGAATTCTTTACAACTGAGGAATTAGAGAAACACGAGGATTCTGTGCATAAAAAGGAAAAACCTTTCCAGTGCAATATTTGCAACAAACGTTTCACCTACAAACAGGGGTTGGAACGACACGAGGTGCTTCACAATGAAGATAAAACATTCGTTTGTGAGTACTGTAAGGAAGCATTCCGTACAAGTACTAAATTAGCTCGTCATTTAACAAGTCATGCAGGGCACAGACCATATTTGTGCAAGCTTTGTCCTCGTTCATTCCTTTTATCTCATCATTTAACTAGACACATGCGTACCCATTCTGTAGAAAAACGTCACGTCTGCGAAGACTGTGGCAAAGCATTCAAACGCAAGGAGAGCTTAGAAGTACATCAGCTAACGCACACAAAACGCACAG CAGGTGAAAAAATGGGACCAGATGGATTGCAGCCAGATAATAAAACTAAAATTGAACTAGACACCGACGAAGATGAAGAGGAAGAGCAATACTCGGATGGTGATGACGATTATGAACCGCCAGCATACATCGTGAAGAAGCTTCCAAAACCAAGTAAAGCCAATAGATCGGAAAGCGAGGAGGACCGTGAGAGAGAAGAGAAGGATGAAAATCAAAAAGAACGGGTAGTATATGTGAGACGTAAAGATGGAAACATGATTAAAAAGACAATTAAAACACTAATGCCTATTCAACGTAGAGAAGTACAGGATACGAAGATTAAACAAAGTCCGAATAGCAGTCAATCTCAACCAGTTGCAAAGACTCCACAGCCTAAACCGAACGAGGAGCCTGTAAAGACTACTCGTGTGGATGAAACAGAAGCGCAAGTTCAGAAAATAGTTGCATCTGTATTCAAAGAGCATAAAATTCCTTTGAAACATCAAAATGCTGGTCAAGAACAAGGTAAAGAATCGCCTACATCTACAAATCAATCGAAATCACAACCAGGGCAGAGTACTTCGCCAACTGTGGTTTCTGTGAAAGAGGAAAAGCTGGAAACTCCTACTCCGATTAGTAGTACACCAAAAGCTGTTAGTACCATTAAAGTTATAAAAAGAATCGTAGTGAGGAAACCCGGTGGAACCACCGAAACTACTACAACTCCAGTTACAACAAAAGAAGGAGAGGTACCAGGGACCACGTCCGAGTTGACCAGTTCAGGTCACAAGGTTACGAAACGTGTAATCGTTCGTAGAATTATTCGACAAGGAGACACTACAAGGGAAGTTATCATGAATCCCGATGGTACGATAATAGATCCAGCAGAATTAGCGAAACTACCTactggtaacgttgtcaaaaGAGTTGTAGTGAAAAAGCCGCTCGATAAGCATTCGGGTCTGATCCAAACAGTTTTACAAGCAACCACTGAACCACGACAACAACCGACTCCGGTAAAAAGTACCGAGACTGTAGTCAGCGAATCTCCAAAATTCGAGTTGAAAACATCTCAGCCTACAGTAAGTGCACCGTCACCAGCACCAAAGACGACGGTAGCACCTGTTCAAAAGCCCGCATTAACAGGGGGCGATCAGGAAACTAAAGAAAAATTAGAACAGTTGGAAAAGAGAGTGGAACAGCAACGCCTGAAGATCGAAGAGTTAGAAGCGCGTAAACAACAAGAATTCGAGCCCATAGAGGAATTATCACCAGAGCGTCAGGACGAATCCGAAGATGAACAACAATTGCCACTGAAAAGAGTATTTGTGAAGAAAAAGCAAAGTATGTACGACGAAGAGCAAGAGTATAATGACAATGACGTAACAACCACGACTCCTATAACAACAACATCCGTAACAACAACGCCTGCGACAATACCAAAAGAGGAAACAACACCAGCTGCACCAGAAAAAGAAAAGGTTGCTCCAGTCGAAGTGAAACCAGTCGAGGTAAAACCAATCGAGGTGAAACCAGTCGAGGTGAAACCAGTTGAGGTGAAACCAGTTGAAACTGTACAGAAGGAACCCACCACAGTTGCACCAAAACCAACTATTACAACTGTAGCAATTAGAAGAGAAGGTAAACAGCCATTGATAACTAGTTCTAAAGTTTACGGAAACAAGAAAATTATCCTTGTTAAGTCGGACGAACCGTCTGAAGTGGAAGAGATGAGTCGAGAACTGTGTAGTATACTGGATTCAACTGACTCCGTAGTGAAGATGCAAGAAACAGTTTTAAGTAATCTCAGCCAAATGCCGACTGTCCCAGACGTTGTCACGAAAACCACTGATAAACCGAAACCTGGTCCCTCCAACGAGAACGACGAAACGCTAAAAGAGGAGATAGTCGAAGAACACCCCGAAGAGGAGgagatgaatattaaattagaattcTCTGGTGGAATGGAAATAGAAGAGGATTTGCCATCGGAATCCGATGCTAAGATGGAAACTGTAACAGAAGAACCAATTATAATAGAACAACCCGAACAAAATACGACTTTAACTTTGGTAGAACAGGAACTTTCAGagtctacagatattttcggaaCGTCGGACAACGTGTTAGAAGTCCAAAAGGGTGAGCTAGAAGAGTCTGTGATAGAACTTGATCACGAGACTCACACAATATCTTTACACGATACGAACGACAGCCAAGACAGTCTTGAAGACAAACTTCAACAAATGGAAGGCTGA